The following proteins are co-located in the Apis mellifera strain DH4 linkage group LG11, Amel_HAv3.1, whole genome shotgun sequence genome:
- the LOC725540 gene encoding uncharacterized protein LOC725540, with protein MTGRSSAKRRTAPCLLALLLLLFFHLSPSSVGGEPIPSEFYGKTSDNDFILLNKLKELFEEKQYVAEREKELDKERMKIQSIIMEGKESEIQSDSDYYAEKLPTPNAVVRQEPQHSGKRTMISYMTLCHFKICNMGRKRQFHK; from the exons ATGACGGGAAGGTCAAGCGCGAAACGTAGGACAGCCCCGTGTCTGTTGGcactgttgttgttgttgttcttCCATCTCTCACCGTCGTCCGTCGGCGGGGAACCGATACCGTCCGAGTTCTACGGCAAAACCTCGGACAACGATTTC ATATTGCTCAACAAGCTGAAGGAGTTGTTCGAGGAGAAACAGTACGTGGCAGAACGGGAGAAAGAGTTGGACAAGGAACGTATGAAGATCCAGTCGATAATAATGGAGGGGAAGGAATCGGAGATACAATCGGACTCGGATTACTACGCTGAGAAATTACCGACACCGAATGCCGTGGTCAGACAAGAGCCGCAGCATTCCGGCAAACGTACCATGATCAGCT atATGACGTTGTGCCACTTCAAGATATGCAACATGGGGCGCAAGCGACAATTTCACAAGTAA